TGGCTCAGGGAGGGGTTGGAGTCCCCTCCTCTGCTTTAGTGGAGAGCtggattggagcatctctggaGTTCCAGCTCtgctatttctgtgttttttgggGAATTTGGGGTGTTTTCCCTGCAATTTGGTGCTTTGAGTTCATCCCTGGGCCCCTTCACCTCTGCTCCAAAACCTTTGGGAATCACCAAACCCGGGCGGGAATCCTGGGAATCAGCAGGATGGGATTGATGGGATTGATTTAACACAGAAAACACCACAGaaccttcaaaaaaaaacctggaaaaggGGGGGCTGAGGCTCAGGGGGTGATGATCCAACCCCTGCTGTGGGTTTTACCCCCCCAGACCAACTGCCTGCAGTACCTGGACGCCCGCAACACTCCCCTGCTGGACCACTCGGCGCCGTTCGTGGCCCGCGCCCTCCGgatcagcagcagcctggttgTCCTCCACCTGGAGAACTCCAGCATCTCCGGCCGTCCTCTCATGCTCTTGGGTGAGTTCCCCACCAGggaaacccccccaaaccccctcagcccccccatAGCACCCACACAAccccccacagcacccacccaaCACCGGCGGAACTGCATCCCGGTGACGCGCGGTGGGGCTGAGGCTCCTGGGGGAGGTTTGGGGGCTCCTgggggaggtttgggggggatttggggggcaggggaggaTTTTAGGGGCTCCTGGGTGGAAGTGGGATGGGATCCATCCcaaggaaggggctgggggagggtcCCAACACTTCAGAAACTCCTCCAGCACCCGCGTTGGCCCTTGGCAGCTCTCGGCCGTGGTGCTGAGGGTCAAGGTGCCCCTTTTTAccctttttacccttttttaccctttttaccctttttttttttttcccagccacGGCTCTGAAGATGAACATGAACCTGAGGGAGCTCTACCTGGCAGACAACAAACTGAACGGGCTGCAGGACTCAGCCCAGCTCGGGAACCTCCTCAAATTCAACTGCTACATCCAGATCCTCGACCTACGGAACAACCACATCCTGGACTCAGGTGAGGATCCCCACCCCTTTTCCCTGGAATTTTCACCCAAAAACTCATCTACAGGGTGGATGGGATGCAGCAGGCTGCTTCAATTTGTCCCAAAGGTTTCAGGAACCTCTTGGAGCTCATCAGAGGGACTTTGGTCTCTCCTGGGGGGGTTGGATTTGGGGGTTCACACCTTTCACCCCCCTCTCTTTGGAATCCAAATGGGACTGGGATCCAAATGAACTTCCAGACCCAATGATTGACCCAGGGATTGCCAAACCAGCCCAGACCTGCTTGGGCATTCCCATGacatggaggaggaggagggtgacCCAGACAGATGTCACCTGTGTCCCTGTGGCCACCCAGATGGGTGCAAATATTCAATATTTGAGGTGCAAATATTCATTTGTCAccttccagctcagctgccaCATCCCTGGCAACTCAGGAACAAGGCTTAGAGGTGTCGGGTGGCTCCTTGGGGATGTCTGGAGCAAAGAGGGGGGGTCACCCTGTGCCAcctccacctccctccccagggttttttctttaaattcacCAAAATCTCcacttttgttctgtttcatttcctacactgcagaaatgtcactgctggGAGGAGGGTGATGCTCACTGCTGAGCTGACCTGAGCTTTGAGTCACTCCATGACTTTTAAATCAAACATTTttagggatggggagggggacacagaGGATTTGGGGACAACAGCCTGGGGGACAACAGGGAAGGtgacagcaggagctgtgctgactCCAAGCTCTCTTCCAGGTCTGGCATACATCTGTGAAGggctgaaggagcagaggaaggggcTGGTGACCCTGGTGCTGTGGAACAACCAACTGACCCACACAGGGATGGCATATTTGGGAATGACCTTGGTGAGTGGATCCCTGAATCCCATCCCCTTGTTTGGGGACACCACATCCCCCCCTTTGTCCCCTCCTCTGTGTCTCCCAGAACAGagttctgaatttttttattttttttcccctttttttttgggtcCTCTCAGCCTCACACCCAGAGCTTGGAGACCCTCAACTTGGGACACAATCCCATTGGGAATGAGGGAGTCAGGAACCTCAAAACCGGGCTGATCGGGAACCGCTCCGTCCTGCGCCTGGGGCTGGCGGCCACCAAGCTGACCTGCGAGGGTGGGTGGGgggcagcagcacccccagACCCTGAGAGGCACCCCCAGACCCTGAGAGGCACCCCCAGACCCTGAGAGGCACCCCCAGATCCTGACAGGCACCCCCAGATCCTGACAGGCACCCCCAGACCCTGACTGGCACCCCCGGACCCTGATAGAACTCCCCAGTGTCCACAGAGCCCCCCCCTGTGCCCTCAGACCCTGACAGGCACCCCTAGACCCTGACAGGCACCCCTAGACCCTGACAGGCACCCCCAAACCCTGACTGGCACCCCCAGACCCTGACAGGCACTCCCAGACCCTGATAGATACCCCCAGACCCTGACTGGCACCCCCAGACCCTGACTGGCACCCCCAGACCCTGACTGGCACCCCCAGATCCTGACAGGCACCCCCAGAACCTGACTGACAACCCCAGAAACTGAATGACACCCCCAGACCCTGAGAGGCACCCCCAGAACCTGACTGACACCCCCAGACCCTGACAGACACCCCCAGACCCTGATAGAACTCCCCAGTGTCCACAGAGCCCCCGCCTGTGCCCCCAAACCCTGACAGACACCCCCAGACCCTGACAGACACCCCCAGAACCTGACTGGCACCCCCAGACCCTGACTGGCACCCCCAGACCCTGACAGGCACCCCCAGACCCTGAGAGACACCCCCAGATCCTGACAGGCACCCCCAGAACCTGACTGGCACCCCCAGACCCTGACAGGCACCCCCAGACCCTTACAGGCACCCCCAGACCCTGAGAGACACCCCCAGATCCTGACAGGCACCCCCAGACCTTGATAGACACCCCCAGACCCTGACTGGCACCTCCAGTGTCCACAGACCCCCCCAGATCCTGACTggcacccccagacccccacAGACACCCCCAGACCCTGAGAGGCACCCCTAGACCCTGATAGACACCCCCAGACCCTGATAGAACTCCCCAGTGTCCATAGAGCCCCCCCCTGTGCCCTCAGACCCTGAGAGGCCCCCCCAGACCCTGAGAGGCACCCCCAGATCCTGACAGACACCCCCATATCCTGACTGGCACCTCCAGTGTCCACAGACGCCCCCCCCTGTGCCCCCAGACCCTGACAGGCACCCCCAGACCCTGACAGGCACCTCCAGTGTCCACAGACGcccccccctctgcccccagaCCCTGATAGACACCCCCAGACCCTGACTGGCACCCCTAGACCCTCAGAGGCACCCCCAGACCCTGACAGGCACCCCCAGTGTTCACAGGCCCCCCCTGGTGCCCCCACATTCTGACAGAaaccccccagtgccccccaacTCCCACCCAGCATCCCCCAActcccaccccacaccccccagTGACCCCCAACTCCCACCCATCACCCCCCAGTaacccccagtgccccccaactcctccccagcaccccccagcaccccccagtGCCCCACAACTcccacccagtgccccccagtGCCTCCCAACTCCCACCCCACATCCCTCAGCACCCCCCAACTCCCACCCAGCATCCCCCAActcacaccccacacccccagtgccccccaacTCCCACTCAGGCatccccccactcccccccatcaccccccagtaacccccagtgccccccaactcctccccagcaccccccagcaCTCCCCAGTGCCCCCAACTcccacccagtgccccccagtgccccccaactcccaccccacatcccccagcaccccacaaCTGCCACCCAACTCCCACCCAGCATCCCCCAgtcagccccagctcccccgCAGCACTCCCCGgcaccccccagctcccccccagcaccccccaacTCCTCCCCAGCATTCCCCAattcccccccagcaccccccaactcccccccagcaccccccagtgccccccaacTCCCACCCAGCATCCCCCAactcccccccagcaccccccagtgcccccagcaccctccaactcccccccagcaccccccagtgccccccaacTCCCACCCAGCATCCCCCAactcccccccagcaccccccagtgccccccaactcccccccagcaccccccagtgccccccaactcccccccagcatcccccaactcccccccagcaccctccaactccctccccacccccccaaccCTTCCAAACTCACAACCACCCCCCTGGAGGAGCCTGGGGAGGgtcccagcagtgtccccccccctccttttccccccctccctggcaggGGCCGTGGCCGTGGCCGAGTTTATCGCCGAGAGCCCCCGGCTGCTCCGCTTGGATCTGCGGGAAAACGAGATCAAAACGGGGGGGCTGATGGCTCTGTCCCTGGCCCTGAAGGTCAACAACTCCCTCCTGCGCCTCGACCTGGACAGGGAACCCAAAAAAGAGTCGGTGGGTGACGTTTGGGGACttccctgagcatccctccTCCTGGGAATCCTTCCTGGGAATCCCAAGAAGGAGTTTGGGGCTTCCTTGAGCATCCCCCAAAGTGGGAATTCCCCCCTCATCCTGGGAATCCTTCCCAGTGAATCCCTGGGAGCCCAAGCAGGAGTCAGTGGGTGATGTTTTGGGGCttccctgagcatccctccTCCTGGGAATCCTTCCTGGGAATCCCAAGAAGGAGTTTGGGGcttccctgagcatcccccCCCTCAGGAATCCTTCCTGGGAATCCCTGAGGGAATCCTCAGCCAGATCCTAAAGGAAAGGGCTTTACAGTTTCCCTGGAAGAGGGGTGGGAATCCAGGAtttggaggggagggaggaaatggGGGATTTGGGGACATCCTCAGTGACCCCCCCCCATCCTTCCCAACCTTTGGGAATCTTTTCCCTGCAGGTGAAGAGTTTCCTGGAAACCCAGAAGGCTCTGCTGGCCGAGATCCAGAACGGCTGCAAGAGGAATTTCATCCTGGccaaggaaaaggaggaaaaggagcagaaactCCAGGAATCTGCTTCCATGGCCGAGATCTCTGGGggggaggagctggaaggggagAATCCCGAGGGAAATCCCGGGATTGGGGGGGATGGGGACCCCGGAGGCTCCGTTATcccccagggaggggacacgGAGGTGACAAATTCCGAGTCGGacactgaggaggaggaggaggaggaggaggaggaggaggacactGGGTCAGAAACTCCGGATTTGAGGGCAAATTCCCAAATCTGGGAAGAgcccctcccccctccctgctttAAGAAGGAGCCCGGGATGCTCGGGACCCCCCCTCCTTTatcccaacccccccagcacaggaTTTCAGTTTCCAGTCCCGGGAGGGGACACAAAGTTTTCCTGGTCACCCGAGTGGAGCCTCTGCCGGACCGAACCGAACCCCCCGGGACCTCTTCCCGACCCAACGGAGCCTTTCCCGAAGCTGCTGATGGGAAGTGGGGGGCCCGGGaccccccaacccccccggAGGATCCGTCCCCCCCCCCGTCCCCCCCCTTCCCAACGGCCTCAAACCAGAGTTTGTCCGGGCGCTGCCGGAGGCGACGCCGGGAGCCGAGGGGAAGGCGGGGAGCTACGGATCTGAGCACGGTGAGAGCACTCAGGATCCCAGAGCACATCCCTGGATCCCAAATCCCATCCCTGGATCCCAAATCCCATCCCTGGATCCCAAATCCCCATCCCAGGATCTCAGATCCCATCCCCTGGATCCCAGATCCCATCTATAGATCCCAAATCCCACCCCTGGGATCCCAAATCCCATTCCTGGATCTCAGACCCCATCCCTGGGATCCCAGATCCCACCCCTGAGATCCCAGATTCCATCCCCTTGATCCCAGATCCCATCCCCAGGATCCCAAATCCCGTCCCTGGATCCCAAATCCCATTCCTGGATCCCAAATTCCATCTCTGGGTCTCAAATTCCATCCCCTGAATCCcaaatccccatccctggattCCAAATCCCCATCCCATGGATCCCAGATCCCATCCCCAGGATCCCAGATCCCATCCATAGATCCCAAATCCCATCCTAGGATCCCAGATCCCATCCCCTGGATCCCAAACCCTGGATCCCAAATCCCAATTGGGAAATTTCCTGGAGcatcaggaaaagggaaaggaaaggatctGGGATTTGGGATCTGGGATCAGGGATCTGGGATCTGTTTGCAGAACTGAGCTGCTCCAAGAACGAGCAGGAGttggaggagctgctcctggaagCCACCCAG
This is a stretch of genomic DNA from Calypte anna isolate BGI_N300 unplaced genomic scaffold, bCalAnn1_v1.p scaffold_234_arrow_ctg1, whole genome shotgun sequence. It encodes these proteins:
- the PPP1R37 gene encoding LOW QUALITY PROTEIN: protein phosphatase 1 regulatory subunit 37 (The sequence of the model RefSeq protein was modified relative to this genomic sequence to represent the inferred CDS: inserted 1 base in 1 codon) → MEAPGSGCGLEAAPPEAPNGSPGSSETSRGTEDGRLRPGAKRVTFPSDEDIVSGAVEPKDPWRHAQNVTTEEILTAYKQACQKLNCKQIPKVLKQIQEFKDLAPRIDCLDLKGEKLDYKACEALEEIFKRVQFKIVDLEQTNLDEDGASALFDMIEYYESATHLNISFNKHIGTRGWQAAAHMMRKTNCLQYLDARNTPLLDHSAPFVARALRISSSLVVLHLENSSISGRPLMLLATALKMNMNLRELYLADNKLNGLQDSAQLGNLLKFNCYIQILDLRNNHILDSGLAYICEGLKEQRKGLVTLVLWNNQLTHTGMAYLGMTLPHTQSLETLNLGHNPIGNEGVRNLKTGLIGNRSVLRLGLAATKLTCEGAVAVAEFIAESPRLLRLDLRENEIKTGGLMALSLALKVNNSLLRLDLDREPKKESVKSFLETQKALLAEIQNGCKRNFILAKEKEEKEQKLQESASMAEISGGEELEGENPEGNPGIGGDGDPGGSVIPQGGDTEVTNSESDTEEEEEEEEEEEDTGSETPDLRANSQIWEEPLPPPCFKKEPGMLGTPPPLSQPPQHRISVSSPGRGHKVFLVTRVEPLPDRTEPPGTSSRPNGAFPEAADGKWGARDPPTPPEDPSPPPXPPLPNGLKPEFVRALPEATPGAEGKAGSYGSEHELSCSKNEQELEELLLEATQDTGQELL